One stretch of Priestia megaterium DNA includes these proteins:
- a CDS encoding aromatic ring-hydroxylating oxygenase subunit alpha, giving the protein MVMEHGLVNDNGRLEPTLKGELYTSSDIFKLEKDHIFSKSWSLVAFEYEIAEPGQYITTRVEGENILITRGKDHVLRGFLNVCRHRGAKLCSQASDKAGVIRCPYHSWSYSLDGDLVGVPNTSHCREELVHNENYGLTSVHIEVWHGMVWVNLSDNPMSVEYQLDTQIFDRFGELYTFARYEIQNLKSAHREEYEVEANWKLIVENFQECYHCSSIHPELTATLPEFRSGVGTQSSVGGGAKFGDELEAFSISGKGSRPMLKGLLPEDDRTYFGITVLPLVFINLTPDHVIIHRIIPISAEKSKVICEWLFDPEEMAKPDFDPKDAVELFHRVNLQDFEACEWCQENMSSKSYKEGGILVPIEQHVSHFYNYVLEAIGMKVE; this is encoded by the coding sequence ATGGTTATGGAACATGGTTTAGTGAATGATAATGGGAGACTTGAGCCCACGTTGAAAGGAGAGCTGTATACATCTTCCGACATTTTTAAGTTAGAAAAAGATCATATATTTTCTAAATCATGGAGTTTAGTTGCATTTGAATACGAAATAGCAGAACCAGGACAATATATTACGACGAGAGTTGAAGGCGAAAATATTTTAATTACTAGAGGAAAAGATCACGTGCTGCGTGGATTCTTGAACGTATGTCGGCATCGAGGAGCTAAGCTGTGCAGCCAAGCATCCGATAAAGCAGGTGTCATTCGCTGTCCATATCATTCATGGAGCTATAGCTTAGATGGTGATTTAGTAGGTGTTCCTAACACAAGCCACTGTCGAGAAGAACTCGTGCATAACGAAAATTACGGACTAACATCCGTTCACATTGAAGTGTGGCACGGCATGGTTTGGGTTAATTTATCAGACAATCCTATGTCTGTTGAATATCAGCTAGACACACAAATTTTTGATCGTTTTGGAGAACTTTATACGTTTGCTAGATATGAAATTCAAAACTTAAAATCCGCTCATCGTGAAGAATATGAAGTCGAGGCAAACTGGAAGCTTATTGTAGAAAACTTTCAAGAGTGTTATCACTGTTCCTCTATTCACCCTGAACTTACGGCAACGCTGCCTGAATTTCGTTCGGGAGTCGGTACTCAAAGTTCCGTGGGAGGCGGAGCTAAGTTTGGGGATGAATTAGAAGCTTTTTCAATCAGCGGGAAAGGAAGCCGTCCTATGTTAAAAGGATTGCTTCCTGAAGATGACCGCACGTATTTTGGCATTACCGTTCTGCCGCTTGTATTTATCAATTTAACACCGGATCACGTTATTATTCATCGTATTATTCCAATTAGTGCGGAAAAGTCTAAAGTGATTTGTGAATGGTTATTCGACCCGGAAGAAATGGCTAAGCCTGATTTTGACCCAAAAGATGCCGTGGAATTATTTCACCGCGTTAATTTACAAGACTTTGAAGCGTGTGAGTGGTGTCAAGAAAATATGAGTTCAAAATCTTATAAAGAAGGAGGTATTTTAGTACCTATCGAACAGCACGTTTCTCATTTTTACAATTATGTATTGGAAGCAATCGGTATGAAGGTCGAATAG
- the solA gene encoding N-methyl-L-tryptophan oxidase has protein sequence MSTYYDVIIIGLGAMGSTAAYQLAKKGQRVLGLEQYGPAHDLGSSHGGSRIIRQSYFEDPAYVPLLLRAYELWEEIERESGQEILTVTGGLMMGPTDSLTVSGSIESSKQWNLAYEILEAKDIYKRFPAFTPSPATIALYEEKAGFVRPEASVYTHLLQAEKYGAELHFFEEVVSWEAHPSGEGVRVVTANGIYEAGKIIISAGAWAPDLLRDLGVSLQVERHVQMFFEPTQGIDVFSVGKQPIYIWEADDYVQLYGFPSFGLKAEGAKVAFFRKGTACTPETIDRNIYEDEVNMMRHYLAQGLPQLNGRFLQGKTCMYTNTPDEHFVISLHPEYPQVAIAAGFSGHGFKFASVVGEILADLVIEGKTNHPIDLFTPQRFAANKIV, from the coding sequence ATGTCAACATATTATGATGTCATTATTATCGGATTAGGAGCTATGGGGAGTACGGCTGCTTATCAGCTCGCCAAAAAAGGTCAGCGGGTATTGGGGTTAGAACAATACGGTCCCGCCCATGACCTGGGATCGAGCCACGGCGGCTCTAGAATCATTCGACAGTCGTATTTTGAAGACCCTGCTTATGTTCCATTATTGCTTCGCGCCTACGAATTGTGGGAGGAAATTGAAAGAGAAAGCGGTCAAGAAATTCTGACGGTTACCGGTGGACTTATGATGGGACCTACTGATAGCTTGACGGTCTCTGGAAGCATTGAAAGCTCTAAACAGTGGAATCTTGCGTATGAGATTCTAGAAGCAAAGGATATTTACAAACGGTTTCCGGCGTTTACACCTTCACCTGCTACAATCGCCCTGTACGAAGAAAAAGCTGGATTTGTTAGGCCGGAAGCGAGCGTATATACTCACCTTCTTCAAGCAGAAAAGTACGGAGCTGAGCTTCACTTTTTTGAGGAAGTGGTGTCGTGGGAAGCTCATCCTTCTGGTGAAGGTGTGCGCGTTGTAACAGCTAATGGAATATATGAAGCTGGAAAAATCATTATTTCTGCAGGCGCTTGGGCACCCGATTTATTACGAGATTTAGGCGTTAGCTTACAAGTAGAGCGTCATGTGCAAATGTTTTTTGAACCAACACAAGGAATAGATGTTTTTTCAGTGGGAAAACAGCCGATTTATATTTGGGAAGCAGATGATTATGTGCAGTTGTATGGTTTCCCTTCTTTTGGATTAAAGGCTGAAGGAGCAAAAGTGGCGTTTTTCCGAAAAGGAACAGCGTGTACGCCGGAAACGATTGATCGAAATATATATGAAGACGAAGTGAACATGATGCGGCACTATCTAGCTCAAGGTCTTCCGCAGCTTAACGGTCGATTTTTACAAGGGAAAACGTGCATGTATACCAATACACCAGATGAACATTTTGTCATTTCACTGCATCCTGAATATCCTCAAGTAGCGATTGCAGCGGGATTTTCTGGACATGGGTTTAAGTTTGCAAGCGTAGTAGGAGAGATTTTAGCAGATTTAGTGATAGAGGGAAAAACCAATCACCCAATTGATTTGTTTACTCCGCAGCGATTTGCGGCGAATAAAATAGTATAA
- a CDS encoding quaternary amine ABC transporter ATP-binding protein: MSTSSKLTEPIIRVTDVSKVFGHQKEQALKLREAGQSKYEVEQATKTTVAIYNAYFEVKKGETFVLIGLSGSGKSTLLRCLNGLVEPTEGTVYLENTDISHMPKRQLQEVRRNKIGMVFQNVGLLPNRTVIDNITFGLEIQGVSANEREKRGKKALEMVGLNGQAYKRVYELSGGMQQRVGLARALASEQEILLMDEPFSALDPLIRRDMQKLFLDIQGEVQKTVIFVTHDLDEALTLGHRAAVMKDGEIVQLGTAEDILSQPATDYVKLLVQDVNYGKIRLAKDAVVPVETAAYEYESPQVVLRRMRTNHLSTIFVLDSADRLLGLMSIYTVMELIEAHKHDLKGKEMTQPHCVNPDMSLQEMIPLFTDSHSPVVIVDNHHRLQGMISPSTLIANLTERTAVTEQQEVKSYQMEVR, from the coding sequence TTGAGTACAAGCTCTAAACTAACAGAACCCATTATCCGCGTTACCGATGTTTCAAAAGTATTTGGTCACCAAAAAGAACAGGCTCTTAAGCTACGAGAAGCTGGACAAAGTAAATATGAAGTCGAACAAGCTACTAAGACAACCGTTGCTATTTACAATGCTTATTTCGAAGTGAAAAAGGGAGAAACCTTTGTGTTAATTGGATTATCAGGAAGCGGTAAATCTACTTTACTTCGATGCTTGAACGGGCTTGTAGAACCAACAGAAGGGACGGTATATCTAGAAAATACAGATATTTCTCATATGCCAAAAAGGCAGCTTCAGGAAGTCCGGAGAAATAAAATTGGGATGGTCTTTCAAAATGTGGGCCTCCTTCCAAACCGCACCGTGATTGACAATATTACGTTCGGTCTAGAGATACAAGGCGTATCGGCAAACGAAAGGGAAAAGCGAGGTAAAAAGGCGCTTGAAATGGTGGGCTTAAATGGACAAGCTTATAAAAGAGTTTATGAATTATCAGGAGGTATGCAGCAGCGGGTTGGATTAGCAAGAGCTCTTGCTTCTGAACAGGAGATTTTGTTGATGGATGAGCCTTTTTCAGCTTTAGATCCTCTTATTCGAAGAGATATGCAAAAGCTATTTCTTGATATTCAGGGAGAAGTACAAAAAACAGTTATTTTTGTGACGCATGATTTGGATGAAGCATTAACTTTAGGCCACCGGGCTGCCGTGATGAAAGACGGGGAAATTGTACAACTTGGAACCGCTGAAGATATTTTAAGTCAACCGGCAACTGATTATGTAAAGCTGCTTGTTCAAGACGTTAATTACGGCAAAATTCGCCTTGCTAAAGACGCGGTGGTTCCGGTAGAAACGGCAGCCTATGAGTATGAATCACCGCAAGTTGTATTAAGAAGAATGAGAACCAATCATTTATCTACTATTTTTGTTCTTGATAGTGCTGACCGCTTATTGGGCTTAATGAGCATTTATACAGTGATGGAGCTGATAGAAGCTCATAAGCATGATTTAAAAGGAAAAGAAATGACACAGCCGCATTGTGTTAATCCTGATATGTCTTTACAAGAAATGATTCCTCTATTTACAGACAGTCATTCGCCTGTAGTTATTGTTGATAATCATCATCGCCTACAAGGTATGATTTCCCCAAGCACTCTTATTGCAAATCTCACTGAACGCACTGCAGTGACCGAGCAACAAGAAGTTAAGTCATATCAAATGGAGGTCCGATAA
- a CDS encoding GcvT family protein — protein MEHKRIVVIGAGIVGCSIAYYLSKMGQRNITVIEQGPLFETGGSTSHAPGLVFQLSFSKILTTLASQTVETFKELSIDEQRSFYPVGSLEVARTPERLEDLKRKAGVASSWGIEAFLLSPQECAEKNSLICPERICGGLYVPSDGIAKPLHAVDKMTRFSKECGVEFYGHTEVTNIEVANGQVKAVYTSAGKFEADVIVCCAGFWGPRIGEMVGVTIPLQPMAHQYVFTNDLLELNGETEEAATPLIRDQDNAIYFRQVDKGLGIGSYQHDPFPVELSDITKYGETKEMPSVKPFTPKDFEKPWEDAMELIPALKQAGIKKGMNGIFSFTPDGMPLLGEAQAVGGFWVAEAIWVTHSAGVAKQMAEWMMNGAPTVDLELCDINRFDTYACSPVYYKQRSIEEYEEVYSIHHPFMQRKVSRNMRVSPFYMRQQELKAYFNEKAGWEQPQWYEANYSLISIYEKMMLIRNGWSAEYWSPIIEAEQLHTRQYAAIYDTTAAKKRLEIKGKGALQFLQKLTTGNIDIAVGQSIRTCMLHELGGIKDQIMVIRKSISTFLIVCTGAVEASWIQKHVPQNGQVVFQDVTSGTCSVALIGPKATEVMESVIQRSDLRGDWIQGQAKTLFIENSSVLALRDSYGGMERWELITTSDQGLNLWDLLIEQGQPYQLIAGGDRALENLRIEFFSLKSGKDFWSEHHPYEVNLHEMVDLTKPVFIGKEALLDRQRKDSETVLATLILDDPSAIVMGYEPVFYGETALGFVTSAGYSYSLGKGIVHTLLSQAVNEEMVLEVEYFGQRYKATMMTHSPAVV, from the coding sequence ATGGAACATAAGAGGATAGTAGTGATAGGAGCTGGAATTGTCGGGTGCAGCATTGCCTACTATTTAAGTAAAATGGGGCAAAGAAACATAACAGTGATTGAGCAAGGCCCTTTGTTTGAAACGGGAGGATCTACTTCTCACGCTCCGGGGCTTGTATTTCAGCTTAGCTTTTCAAAAATCCTGACAACACTAGCTTCTCAAACAGTCGAGACCTTTAAAGAGTTGAGTATAGATGAACAGCGCTCTTTTTACCCAGTCGGCAGTTTAGAAGTTGCCCGTACACCCGAGCGATTAGAAGATCTAAAGAGAAAGGCTGGTGTTGCCAGCTCATGGGGAATCGAAGCTTTTCTTCTTTCACCGCAGGAATGCGCGGAAAAAAATTCGCTGATTTGTCCTGAGCGTATTTGCGGAGGTCTCTATGTTCCGTCAGACGGTATTGCCAAACCTTTGCATGCTGTTGATAAAATGACTCGCTTTTCTAAGGAATGCGGCGTAGAATTTTACGGTCATACAGAAGTGACGAATATTGAAGTGGCAAATGGTCAAGTAAAAGCAGTGTACACGAGTGCTGGAAAGTTTGAAGCAGATGTAATCGTCTGCTGTGCCGGATTTTGGGGGCCACGCATCGGAGAAATGGTCGGTGTAACAATCCCTCTTCAACCAATGGCTCATCAATATGTGTTTACAAATGATTTACTTGAATTGAATGGAGAAACGGAAGAAGCTGCGACTCCTCTTATTCGAGATCAGGATAATGCAATTTATTTTCGTCAGGTAGACAAAGGGCTTGGGATTGGATCATATCAGCATGACCCGTTTCCGGTCGAACTCAGTGACATCACCAAATACGGAGAAACAAAAGAAATGCCTTCTGTTAAACCTTTTACGCCAAAAGATTTTGAAAAACCATGGGAAGATGCAATGGAATTAATTCCGGCATTAAAACAAGCGGGAATAAAAAAAGGAATGAATGGTATTTTTTCCTTCACGCCCGATGGCATGCCGCTGCTTGGCGAAGCACAAGCAGTAGGGGGATTTTGGGTAGCCGAAGCCATATGGGTAACGCACTCTGCAGGTGTCGCGAAGCAAATGGCTGAATGGATGATGAATGGTGCACCGACTGTGGATTTAGAGCTATGCGATATTAATCGTTTCGATACGTATGCATGCAGCCCAGTTTATTACAAACAGCGGTCTATTGAAGAGTATGAAGAAGTTTATAGCATTCATCATCCATTTATGCAGCGAAAAGTATCGCGAAACATGCGCGTAAGTCCATTTTATATGCGTCAGCAAGAACTAAAAGCGTATTTTAACGAAAAAGCAGGGTGGGAGCAGCCGCAGTGGTATGAAGCTAACTATTCGCTTATATCCATATATGAAAAGATGATGTTAATAAGAAATGGGTGGTCCGCTGAATATTGGTCACCGATTATCGAGGCTGAACAGTTGCATACTCGTCAGTACGCAGCGATTTACGATACAACGGCAGCAAAGAAAAGGTTGGAAATTAAAGGGAAAGGAGCTCTCCAGTTTTTACAGAAACTAACGACAGGAAATATAGACATTGCAGTAGGTCAAAGCATACGTACATGTATGTTGCATGAGCTAGGCGGCATAAAAGATCAAATAATGGTTATTCGCAAAAGTATATCAACTTTTTTGATTGTTTGTACAGGAGCTGTAGAAGCAAGCTGGATTCAAAAACACGTGCCTCAAAACGGTCAAGTTGTTTTTCAAGATGTAACGTCAGGGACATGCAGTGTAGCATTAATCGGCCCTAAAGCTACAGAAGTAATGGAGTCCGTGATTCAGCGTTCAGACCTTCGTGGCGATTGGATTCAAGGGCAAGCGAAAACCCTGTTTATTGAAAATAGTTCAGTTCTTGCTCTGCGTGATTCCTACGGGGGAATGGAGAGATGGGAATTGATTACTACTTCTGATCAAGGCCTGAATTTATGGGATTTATTAATTGAACAAGGACAGCCTTATCAGCTGATTGCTGGGGGAGACCGAGCTCTTGAAAACCTTCGAATTGAATTTTTTTCGTTAAAAAGCGGGAAAGACTTTTGGAGCGAACATCATCCATATGAAGTCAACCTTCATGAAATGGTTGATTTAACAAAACCAGTTTTTATTGGAAAAGAAGCATTACTTGATCGTCAGCGAAAAGATTCTGAAACAGTATTAGCGACGCTCATATTAGATGATCCTTCAGCGATAGTAATGGGATATGAACCGGTCTTTTATGGAGAAACGGCCCTCGGATTTGTGACAAGTGCTGGCTATTCATACAGCTTAGGCAAAGGAATTGTACACACCTTATTATCTCAAGCTGTAAATGAAGAAATGGTTTTAGAAGTTGAATACTTTGGTCAGCGTTATAAAGCAACAATGATGACACACTCCCCAGCGGTAGTTTAA
- a CDS encoding ABC transporter permease, with protein sequence MMVNSATIPRIPLDKWANSFVDYMIDSFSGVFTGINQIMTSLISSLEWVLTASPPLVTVVVFVLLALWLTDWKIAVFTGFGLLLIISLNLWEASMLTLSLVLASTIISLLFGVPLGILSHRFNKVGAVIKPILDIMQTMPAFVYLIPSVLLFGLGNVTALIATFIFAMPPAVRLTLLGLQQVPQTTLEAAEAFGATEWQKLIKVQLPLALPMIMSGINQVIMLSLSMVVISSMVGAGGLGAEVLRSISMLDVGLGFIGGIAVVIIAVILDRLTHLSTQKRKGIQSSK encoded by the coding sequence ATGATGGTAAATTCCGCGACGATTCCTCGTATTCCTTTAGATAAATGGGCAAACTCATTTGTTGATTACATGATTGATAGTTTTTCAGGTGTATTTACTGGAATCAACCAGATAATGACGAGCTTAATAAGCAGTCTCGAATGGGTATTGACCGCTTCTCCTCCGCTAGTAACGGTCGTTGTTTTTGTTCTATTAGCGCTATGGTTAACAGATTGGAAGATAGCTGTATTTACGGGTTTTGGTTTACTTCTTATTATTAGCTTAAATTTATGGGAAGCATCGATGCTGACCTTATCTCTCGTTTTAGCTTCTACTATTATCTCACTTCTATTTGGCGTTCCTTTAGGCATATTATCACACCGCTTTAACAAAGTTGGAGCAGTGATAAAGCCCATTCTTGATATTATGCAAACAATGCCTGCTTTTGTTTACTTAATTCCGTCCGTACTTTTATTTGGATTAGGGAATGTTACAGCTCTTATTGCTACTTTTATTTTCGCAATGCCGCCTGCCGTTCGTCTGACACTGCTTGGACTTCAGCAAGTTCCCCAAACTACTTTAGAAGCGGCAGAAGCTTTTGGAGCGACGGAATGGCAAAAATTAATTAAAGTCCAGCTGCCGCTCGCTTTGCCTATGATTATGTCGGGTATAAACCAAGTTATTATGCTATCTCTTTCGATGGTTGTTATTTCTTCAATGGTCGGTGCAGGAGGCTTGGGTGCTGAGGTGTTAAGAAGCATCAGTATGTTGGATGTAGGCTTAGGATTTATCGGTGGGATTGCTGTTGTCATTATTGCCGTTATTTTAGATCGTCTGACGCACCTTTCTACTCAAAAAAGAAAAGGTATTCAATCAAGTAAATAA